The following coding sequences are from one Sulfitobacter sp. HNIBRBA3233 window:
- the nusB gene encoding transcription antitermination factor NusB → MTTPPRSDNMTGNMKRKMRHAARFFAVQALFQMEHSDLSVDRVRIEFLNHRFGELLDGQEMLEGDEAHFTRVLEGVVAHQAAIDQSTDRALVQKWPIARLDPTLRALFRAAGAEFRDKGIPPKVVIAEYLDIAASFFPDGKETRFVNAILDFMAREARPETF, encoded by the coding sequence ATGACCACGCCTCCGCGAAGCGACAACATGACCGGCAACATGAAGCGAAAGATGCGCCACGCCGCGCGCTTTTTCGCGGTGCAGGCACTGTTCCAGATGGAACATTCGGACCTGTCGGTGGACCGCGTGCGCATCGAATTCCTGAACCACCGTTTCGGAGAGCTTCTGGACGGGCAGGAAATGCTCGAAGGCGACGAAGCGCATTTCACGCGGGTGCTGGAGGGCGTGGTGGCCCATCAGGCGGCCATCGACCAGTCGACAGACCGCGCGCTGGTGCAGAAATGGCCGATCGCACGGCTTGATCCGACCTTGCGTGCGCTGTTTCGCGCGGCAGGGGCCGAGTTTCGCGACAAGGGCATCCCGCCGAAAGTGGTGATCGCCGAATACCTTGATATCGCGGCGTCGTTCTTTCCCGACGGCAAGGAAACCCGCTTTGTGAATGCGATCCTTGACTTTATGGCGCGTGAAGCGCGGCCCGAAACGTTCTGA